A portion of the candidate division KSB1 bacterium genome contains these proteins:
- the hutI gene encoding imidazolonepropionase — protein sequence MQETRPIADGAVAICGGRIAAVGPEAQIAAAFTAEHLFDAGGGLVTPGLIDPHTHSVYAGSREDEWQRRLAGESYLEILRSGGGIQATVRAVRAADEASLRQAAERRLRQMLAHGTTTVEIKTGYGLDAENELKMLKVIDKLGKNGPLDIVGTFLGAHVVPKNISRQAYLDWLTGDALEETRPYARFFDVFCEQEAFSAQETERLLRAAANAGFRLKAHVGQFHSLGGAHIAAELGAVSIDHCEHLSDAEIKAMAAAGTIAVLLPGASFFLGREQYANARRLIEAGVPVALATDFNPGSCPCFSMQMILALACLKLQMSAAEALTASTLNAAYAIDLGDRLGSLEPGKQADLAIWQVERLELLPYHFGCNLLYAVVKNGRIILGPDFFKEDL from the coding sequence ATGCAGGAGACTAGGCCGATTGCCGACGGCGCCGTAGCGATTTGCGGAGGACGCATCGCGGCGGTTGGTCCGGAAGCGCAGATTGCAGCCGCCTTTACGGCTGAACATCTGTTCGACGCCGGCGGCGGCTTGGTTACGCCCGGACTGATCGATCCGCATACGCATTCGGTCTACGCGGGTTCACGCGAGGACGAATGGCAGCGGCGGCTCGCCGGTGAGAGCTATTTGGAGATCCTGCGCAGCGGCGGCGGCATTCAGGCGACGGTGCGGGCCGTAAGGGCGGCGGACGAAGCATCGCTGCGGCAGGCAGCCGAAAGGCGGCTTCGGCAAATGCTCGCCCACGGCACTACAACCGTCGAAATCAAAACCGGCTACGGCCTCGACGCCGAGAACGAGCTCAAAATGCTGAAGGTGATCGACAAGTTGGGGAAAAACGGCCCTCTCGACATTGTCGGCACATTTCTCGGCGCGCACGTCGTGCCGAAAAACATTTCACGACAGGCCTATCTTGACTGGCTGACCGGCGATGCCTTGGAGGAAACCAGGCCTTATGCCCGCTTTTTCGATGTTTTTTGCGAACAAGAAGCCTTCTCGGCTCAGGAAACCGAACGGCTTTTAAGAGCTGCCGCAAACGCAGGATTCCGCCTCAAGGCGCACGTCGGCCAGTTTCATAGTCTGGGCGGCGCCCACATCGCGGCGGAATTGGGCGCTGTTTCAATTGACCATTGCGAGCACCTGAGTGACGCCGAAATCAAAGCCATGGCCGCCGCCGGAACGATCGCCGTGCTGTTGCCCGGCGCCTCATTCTTTCTCGGCCGCGAGCAGTATGCGAACGCTCGCCGCTTAATCGAGGCAGGCGTGCCGGTTGCCTTGGCTACAGACTTTAACCCGGGCTCTTGTCCCTGCTTTTCGATGCAGATGATCCTTGCGCTCGCCTGTCTCAAGCTGCAAATGAGCGCGGCGGAAGCGCTGACTGCCTCCACCCTCAACGCGGCCTATGCGATCGATCTCGGCGATCGCCTCGGCAGCCTGGAGCCGGGAAAACAGGCCGATTTGGCGATCTGGCAGGTGGAACGCCTTGAACTCCTCCCCTATCATTTCGGCTGCAACCTGCTGTATGCCGTCGTAAAAAACGGACGGATAATTCTTGGGCCGGATTTTTTTAAGGAGGATTTATGA
- a CDS encoding YbhB/YbcL family Raf kinase inhibitor-like protein yields the protein MSLTITSSAFAHMGEIPSLYTCEGKDISPPLSWSGVPSGAKSLALIVDDPDAPDPAAPRMTFVHWVLYNLPPNSNGLPEGVKSNELPHGTLEGTSDYRRTGWGGPCPPIGRHRYFFKLYALDTVLPDLKKPTKAELLKAMEGHILAQAELIGTYQKKKR from the coding sequence ATGTCATTGACCATCACATCATCCGCTTTTGCCCATATGGGCGAAATTCCATCCCTATACACTTGTGAAGGAAAAGATATCTCCCCGCCGTTGTCGTGGAGCGGCGTTCCGAGCGGCGCAAAGAGCCTGGCGCTGATCGTCGATGACCCGGATGCGCCGGATCCGGCTGCGCCCCGCATGACCTTCGTACATTGGGTGCTCTACAATTTGCCGCCTAACTCGAACGGTCTACCCGAAGGCGTCAAATCGAACGAGCTGCCGCACGGAACCTTGGAAGGCACCAGCGATTACCGACGCACCGGTTGGGGCGGTCCCTGCCCGCCGATCGGCCGCCATCGTTACTTTTTCAAGCTGTACGCTTTGGACACCGTGCTGCCGGATCTGAAAAAGCCGACCAAAGCCGAACTGTTGAAGGCGATGGAAGGACACATACTCGCTCAAGCGGAACTAATCGGCACCTATCAGAAAAAGAAACGGTGA